In one window of Thunnus thynnus chromosome 23, fThuThy2.1, whole genome shotgun sequence DNA:
- the klhdc10 gene encoding kelch domain-containing protein 10 isoform X1 — protein sequence MSDAEGARSPDQLNKFEKLTGRPPHGETLAGHRTPPARSGHRCVADNTNLYVFGGYNPDYDESGGSENEDYPLFRELWRYHFATGCWQQIRTEGYMPTELASMSAVLHGNNLLVFGGTGIPFGENNGNDVHVCNVKYKRWSLLNCRGKKPNRIYGQAMVIINGFLYVFGGTTGYIYSTDLHRLDLTTREWIHLKPNNPPDDLPEERYRHEIAHDGQRIYILGGGTSWTSYPLDKIHAYNLETNSWEEITTKPHDKIGYPAPRRCHSCVQIRNDVFICGGYNGELILADLWKINLQNFQWSKLPAVMPEPAYFHCAAVTPAGCMYIHGGVVNIHENKRTGSLFKIWLAVPSLLELCWERLLKAFPHLTSLPAMQLLNLGLTQELIERLK from the exons GTCATCGTACTCCCCCCGCCCGCAGTGGACATCGCTGTGTCGCTGATAACACTAACCTGTATGTGTTTGGAGGATACAATCCTGACTATGATGAGTCTGGCGGTTCAGAGAATGAAGACTATCCGCTGTTCAGGGAGCTTTGGAGGTACCACTTCGCCACAGGCTGCTGGCAGCAGATTCGAACAGAGGGCTACATGCCCACAGAGCTAGCATCTATGTCAG CTGTTTTGCACGGGAACAACCTCCTGGTGTTTGGCGGCACTGGGATCCCCTTTGGTGAAAATAACGGCAACGACGTTCATGTTTGTAATGTGAAGTATAAGCGATGGTCATTGCTCAACTGTCGGGGAAAGAAGCCCAACAGAATCTATGGACAG GCAATGGTCATTATAAATGGCTTCCTGTACGTGTTTGGAGGGACAACGGGTTACATCTACAGCACAGACCTGCACAGGCTGGACCTGACCACCAGGGAGTGGATCCACCTCAAGCCCAACAACCCTCCTGACGACCTGCCTGAGGAACG GTACAGACATGAAATAGCACATGATGGACAGAGGATTTATATTCTGGGAGGAGGAACTTCCTGGACATCTTACCCTCTGGACAAG ATACATGCATACAATCTGGAAACTAATTCCTGGGAGGAGATTACAACTAAACCTCATGATAAAATAG GATATCCTGCTCCTAGGAGATGCCATAGCTGCGTGCAAATACGTAACG ATGTATTTATTTGCGGAGGCTATAACGGGGAGTTGATATTAGCTGATCTGTGGAAGATAAACCTGCAGAATTTCCAGTGGAGTAAACTACCAGCAGTGATGCCTGAACCCGCCTACTTCCACTGTGCTGCTGTCACCCCA GCTGGCTGCATGTACATTCACGGTGGTGTAGTGAACATCCATGAGAACAAGAGAACTGGCTCTCTGTTTAAGATCTGGCTAGCGGTGCCCAGCCTGCTGGAGCTGTGCTGGGAGAGGCTCCTCAAGGCCTTCCCCCACCTGACGTCACTCCCCGCCATGCAGCTGCTCAACCTGGGCCTCACACAGGAACTCATTGAACGCTTGAAATAG
- the klhdc10 gene encoding kelch domain-containing protein 10 isoform X2, giving the protein MSDAEGARSPDQLNKFEKLTGRPPHGHRTPPARSGHRCVADNTNLYVFGGYNPDYDESGGSENEDYPLFRELWRYHFATGCWQQIRTEGYMPTELASMSAVLHGNNLLVFGGTGIPFGENNGNDVHVCNVKYKRWSLLNCRGKKPNRIYGQAMVIINGFLYVFGGTTGYIYSTDLHRLDLTTREWIHLKPNNPPDDLPEERYRHEIAHDGQRIYILGGGTSWTSYPLDKIHAYNLETNSWEEITTKPHDKIGYPAPRRCHSCVQIRNDVFICGGYNGELILADLWKINLQNFQWSKLPAVMPEPAYFHCAAVTPAGCMYIHGGVVNIHENKRTGSLFKIWLAVPSLLELCWERLLKAFPHLTSLPAMQLLNLGLTQELIERLK; this is encoded by the exons GTCATCGTACTCCCCCCGCCCGCAGTGGACATCGCTGTGTCGCTGATAACACTAACCTGTATGTGTTTGGAGGATACAATCCTGACTATGATGAGTCTGGCGGTTCAGAGAATGAAGACTATCCGCTGTTCAGGGAGCTTTGGAGGTACCACTTCGCCACAGGCTGCTGGCAGCAGATTCGAACAGAGGGCTACATGCCCACAGAGCTAGCATCTATGTCAG CTGTTTTGCACGGGAACAACCTCCTGGTGTTTGGCGGCACTGGGATCCCCTTTGGTGAAAATAACGGCAACGACGTTCATGTTTGTAATGTGAAGTATAAGCGATGGTCATTGCTCAACTGTCGGGGAAAGAAGCCCAACAGAATCTATGGACAG GCAATGGTCATTATAAATGGCTTCCTGTACGTGTTTGGAGGGACAACGGGTTACATCTACAGCACAGACCTGCACAGGCTGGACCTGACCACCAGGGAGTGGATCCACCTCAAGCCCAACAACCCTCCTGACGACCTGCCTGAGGAACG GTACAGACATGAAATAGCACATGATGGACAGAGGATTTATATTCTGGGAGGAGGAACTTCCTGGACATCTTACCCTCTGGACAAG ATACATGCATACAATCTGGAAACTAATTCCTGGGAGGAGATTACAACTAAACCTCATGATAAAATAG GATATCCTGCTCCTAGGAGATGCCATAGCTGCGTGCAAATACGTAACG ATGTATTTATTTGCGGAGGCTATAACGGGGAGTTGATATTAGCTGATCTGTGGAAGATAAACCTGCAGAATTTCCAGTGGAGTAAACTACCAGCAGTGATGCCTGAACCCGCCTACTTCCACTGTGCTGCTGTCACCCCA GCTGGCTGCATGTACATTCACGGTGGTGTAGTGAACATCCATGAGAACAAGAGAACTGGCTCTCTGTTTAAGATCTGGCTAGCGGTGCCCAGCCTGCTGGAGCTGTGCTGGGAGAGGCTCCTCAAGGCCTTCCCCCACCTGACGTCACTCCCCGCCATGCAGCTGCTCAACCTGGGCCTCACACAGGAACTCATTGAACGCTTGAAATAG